A region of the Silene latifolia isolate original U9 population chromosome 9, ASM4854445v1, whole genome shotgun sequence genome:
TTCGAAAATCACAGCGCATACGCAATCAACCCGAGTCATGTACTAAAGTGTTATCTCGTCATTATACAATTGTAGCCTGTTTTGTCAAAAAGAAAGACAAAATGACCAAAGGGTACTGGATatgatatactccctcctattctaaataattgtcccatttgccatttccgtctattcacataactgtcccatttgccatatttggacatggttttttactttcctacccttaactcttttctttatttaccaccataaccacccataacccatcatattcaatacttttccttatttaactcatatattcttacccctatacaataattttcattattttaactatattccttaatttccgtgtcattgtccaaatgggacacttattcggaataggagggagtatcatATATCCATCAAAGGTAAAACATAAGAGACAATTATCTGTACTGATCACCGAAGGAGCATTTGACCTCTTTTCCTCGAACAAGATTGTTAACAGCATCAACAGGTAGACCGACCAACTCAAATGTCTTCTCCCATACCCTTCTTGATGTTTCAGTGTTCCAAGCTTCTTTCGCAGGATTTGAAGGCCGGCAATCTTGAGAGAAAAAAGCACAAGCTGATCTTTCATCTGCTTTTAGCGACTCACAATACTCTGGAACCTGAGGATCAGTTGCGGCAAATAGACTGCTTCTTGAACCTGCAAGTTATGAGAACACGCACTGTTTTTCTATAATTTAGGGATATTAATGATCAAAGCGAAGAGTCCAAATAACCGAACTCTCCAAATACCTCATTTGCTTTTTCACACATCCCGATGCACATATTATAATGTGAATATCTTTAATTCTACATTGTACAAAATTATAAAGGTTTAACATACTTATTGTACTTATAACACAAACGCGAGGGCTCCTCTCCCTTCCTCCCTCCACCCGCCAACATCAAACTAGTTTTTGTCTTTGTAAGGGCTTTCCCTATTCATCAAGATGCTTTCACTCTATACTCTCGTTCCTTATTTTCTCGTTTTGTAAAGCGGGGCCCGTGTATCTACAGCTCCGAGGACAGGGAACCCGATGATCTTCCGCTTTGTCTGAGGGCTTTAACTTTATCCGTATCCGTGTTTTCAAAGGAAATTCTTCTAACTGGGCCAGATTCTTCTACCATGGCATGGCCCTAGGATTCGACCCGGCCAATCAAAGGGAGAGGGCGCCAGGTTACGAATTCAGATTAAGATTCATAGTCTCAGGTGGGACTTAACCCAACAAATCAAACAAGATGCCGCAATACTATTTCAATCTTATATTCCGTATATTGCAAAGAATTTGGAATGTTCTCTAGGCACATGAATAATGTCGAAAAGGAAATGAGGTATTTGAACTTGAATGGATGTAGTATACGTTTTAACGGTCAAAGCAGGCTTTAAGATTATACCCATCTCACTACATAAAATTACATACAAAGTAATATATTTATTACCAGGTTGCCCTTGGAGTTTGAACCTTACAAGTTACACCCTACTGCACAGTGCCCACAAGGTTGGGAAATAAAGGAACAATCAGCAAACAGAGACTTACATTTCTAAATGGTGTTATCAATGAAGATAAAAAGGTTTACAAGGACGCCAATTAGATTCAATTAATGGCGTTCTGGTAAAAACAATGAGCTTATAAGGACAATTTGGTCCTATTTTTGCCAAACAAGTAAAATTGTCAAAATGCGACCTCCACTGAAATTTCTCGAAATGGAAAAGGGGACAAACATGAAGAAAAGGAGGGACTAACTAGTACTCCGTCCTATTTAAGCTGCAAAGTTATAGGCAAGTTAACATGAAGAAAAGGAGCATAAAACATGGGTGGTCTTCCTGAGACAGGGAGACGCTTATCTTAGTTAACTAGTGTCTGTAGAATTTTCATATCCTTTAATCTTAAAtgttagtttttttttatttttttttttaaaataacacCGAGTATATTGCCAGGGGAAGCCAAAATCGAGGTCTAAAAAAATATTCAAACTGAATTGAAAGTAAAAGAGTGCAAATGACCAACAACTGCATCCTAGACCACCTCAGATTATCTTCTCCCTCATCAAATATGCAATAGACACAACTCATAATTCATGTAAGAGGGTGCACTGCAACACTAAGAGCGATAATACTACTCGTCATGAAAGAACTGGAGAAGAACCAAAGAAATAACAAGAGCCACCGATTACCTTCTTGAGGACTTAAATAGATATACGGTGTCCAGGCATGAGCAGCTTGAACAATTTTAGGAAGATCCCTTACCTGCGAGAAACAGCGAgttaatttattttcctcttTTCCAAGCACGAGTAATTAAATTTAACAACCAAATATTACATATAGCCATTTAGGCCAGAGCTGAAAATTATGAGCTTACAACATTAGTTTTAACAATGCCAGGGGACACGCACACAACACTGATACCACATTCTGCTGGTAACCTCTTTTGGAGAATGCCACTGAACATGACCTGAAACAGACAAACCAACTTGAGACTTGAGTCATTATGCACAAGATGTATTTTGTCATGTAAATGTAAACTTCGGTAGTCCATTTGTATCCCCTTAAAAGGCTTAAATAGAGCCATATCACACAACACACCATCTTATCTTCACATAATTAATCGATGGCCCAATCTAAGGACTCCATTAACTAATCCCTGCCCTCCACCTCCACTGCTCCAGAAAAAAGAGCCAAAAGAATGGAGTTTGCAACACTAACGTTTCAAAGTTTGCTTACTTCGACACTTCACTTTAGCTGAAAGTTGACACATCACTAATTACGACACCATGATTTAGACACTTTTATTCCAGTAAACACAAATTTCACAAAATAGGATGCTGCCACATGCACTCATGTCCGGCACTTTAAGGAATTCTGAGCAACATAAGCTGGAAAACAAATTTGTGTAGGTCCttaatttattctattttctcaaagaaaagaaaagacaCAAGTAATTACTTAAGCTTAAATCTATAAATATTCTATCCGACTAAAAATCTTTTAACAACATTTTCTTCAATAAGCAGAGATCACTGAACTTAAACACCAAAGGACAGAATATATCAATACTATTTGCATGAGTAACCTGAGCCAGCTTGCTGCTTGAATATCcaacaaaacttgtaaatttcTTGTTCCCCTTGACAAAAGACATGTCTTCAGGGTCAACAAATCCAAGAGAATGAACCTGAACCAAGAGCCGAAATTTCATGCAAAACTGGTGAAGGAAACTCAAAAACATATCAGTGATCTAACTGATCTTCACTTGTCCAAATAGGGACAATTGGGAAGAGAAGTAGCAACTGTTTAAAAAAAATATAGTATGTGAATCTCTAAATGTACAAGATAGCCATCTAGCAGAACCCACGATTCTCATGTAAAAATATTAAATATTCAGCACTGATGCTAGCGAGCACATTATGTTACCCGGACTTGGGTAAACAGATACTAAAGGAGACCGAGGATCAGATCTTATTACGTGAAAATTTTCATGATATGTGAACTGGGATAGAAGGATATGGGCATGGGTATGAAATCTTGGTTTGAGAATTAATCTCATACCAGGTCATTGTGCAGTAAAATTGAATTTCGAATTCTAATTTTAAAATGTTCAAATTTGCCAAACTCTGGAATAGTATTTAGATTCCACAATTTCTCAAATCCAAATCAACGTTTTGAAATAAAACTTTGTTACCAGACACAAACTTACGCTAATATATACAACTAATACAAGTACTATATAATTTTATATATTGTTGGTCTATGCAACAAATTACTTTGCCCTTTTCAGTGGTCCAAGATGTTACTCGGACTCTGG
Encoded here:
- the LOC141599410 gene encoding dehydrogenase/reductase SDR family member FEY-like isoform X1, encoding MNVIHEMFFQKYDARHLHNPMQLPSLHNLTFIVTGSTSGIGLQTARQLAESGAHVVMAVRNTKAAHELIQKWQTESPSEGLPLNIEVMEIDLLSLDSVARFADLYNARSEPLYALINNAGICSIGVPQKFSKDGHEVHMQVNHLAPALLAVLLLPSLIRGSPSRIVNVNSVVHSLGFVDPEDMSFVKGNKKFTSFVGYSSSKLAQVMFSGILQKRLPAECGISVVCVSPGIVKTNVVRDLPKIVQAAHAWTPYIYLSPQEGSRSSLFAATDPQVPEYCESLKADERSACAFFSQDCRPSNPAKEAWNTETSRRVWEKTFELVGLPVDAVNNLVRGKEATIV
- the LOC141599410 gene encoding dehydrogenase/reductase SDR family member FEY-like isoform X2 — encoded protein: MAVRNTKAAHELIQKWQTESPSEGLPLNIEVMEIDLLSLDSVARFADLYNARSEPLYALINNAGICSIGVPQKFSKDGHEVHMQVNHLAPALLAVLLLPSLIRGSPSRIVNVNSVVHSLGFVDPEDMSFVKGNKKFTSFVGYSSSKLAQVMFSGILQKRLPAECGISVVCVSPGIVKTNVVRDLPKIVQAAHAWTPYIYLSPQEGSRSSLFAATDPQVPEYCESLKADERSACAFFSQDCRPSNPAKEAWNTETSRRVWEKTFELVGLPVDAVNNLVRGKEVKCSFGDQYR